In one window of Spodoptera frugiperda isolate SF20-4 chromosome 11, AGI-APGP_CSIRO_Sfru_2.0, whole genome shotgun sequence DNA:
- the LOC118274944 gene encoding phagocyte signaling-impaired protein isoform X2: MDIEIYSICIFVCVLYVCIYILHKVCMLYENAVKSEPANEELHSHLFMSYVRVGDYRSQQRAAMALYKFAPKNPYYFWAVMSIVLQAKTSEDNTKRGILLALAQRMVDNFISENKMEAEQEARLYIMILELQEKWEDILKFIESPLYSQLVPGSTAQASIPYLKKLGQWKRLNVVCKELLWDNQDRWDYYVPYFDSVFYLMKENEEDSDSSIDNTAEKCHEFICQLVESMSSGRTLRGPYLARLELWKRLAVDGDPTSLIGNGLALCVQYLRVFANKPCAVPDLRPYLGMIPQKEREEKCREFLTCLGFDENSEPESADDIQRHISCLAAWRLVAAPLSSTGALELAATLRGHYMRCLQKGLVTSNITEFCAADHYGILAAHHYFYAGVEQQSSAPIVEALCLLELVLHHSPANFHAKLLLVKLYHLLGNAVAADSIYQRLEVKHIQLVSLGWLHCARLAPACLASRALQLLADTRAFLKHHGKDSVEHLTYAYKYGTFEKLVELAGWAARLEGCGWGAAAARDQALLAQLAGPPALLHQPSRLPALPTDNRDLNVIVNYEPPQFQDDNLKARTFDQEVSYLRLKDALVSAIALCIELADSRPVEEKKGHYEQLNTCVEAFSTAMEKCRQLYAERERISISAPFPSRIIAFVNSPVPYRELYATMLRLVGELAINRTTAAHDACDAVARLLPKAQLQLQDEIAVKGDPVWSMRDRLESLSNYLEFIGIITFLLGVCNELFSPASAKKSKKKTNHSPDEIKTSELLNKLNNTVQTSIAFLENILDEWPKYEANIDEILAKLSLDDKYQSPVENKLKTGRDDMLNDVRNILKRKSKYLKSLLQ; this comes from the exons ATGGACATAGAAATATATTCTATTTGCATATTTGTATGTGTATTATATGTgtgtatatacatat TACACAAGGTATGCATGTTATATGAAAATGCGGTGAAGTCTGAACCAGCCAATGAAGAGCTGCACTCCCATTTATTCATGTCCTACGTGCGGGTCGGGGACTACCGGTCACAACAGCGGGCTGCCATGGCACTGTACAAGTTTGCTCCCAAGAACCCTTACTACTTCTGGGCTGTGATGAGCATTGTTTTGCAG GCCAAAACATCAGAGGACAACACAAAAAGAGGCATCCTACTAGCCCTAGCTCAAAGAATGGTGGACAATTTTATAAGCGAAAACAAAATGGAAGCTGAACAAGAAGCCCGTCTTTACATCATGATACTAGAACTTCAGGAAAAATGGGAAGACATCTTGAAATTTATTGAGAGCCCGCTATACTCCCAACTGGTCCCAGGATCCACTGCTCAAGCCTCCATCCCATATCTAAAGAAGCTCGGTCAATGGAAACGGCTCAATGTAGTCTGCAAAGAACTCCTATGGGACAACCAAGACCGTTGGGACTACTACGTCCCATACTTTGACTCCGTATTCTACCTGATGAAGGAAAATGAGGAAGATTCGGACAGTTCTATTGATAATACTGCGGAGAAGTGCCATGAGTTCATTTGTCAGTTGGTTGAAAGTATGTCTTCGGGGAGGACACTTAGAGGACCGTACTTAGCTCGGTTGGAGCTGTGGAAGAGGTTGGCTGTTGATGGAGATCCTACGTCTCTAATTGGCAATGGGTTAGCGTTATGTGTGCAATATTTAAGAGTGTTTGCTAACAAGCCCTGTGCGGTGCCAGATTTGAGACCGTACCTTGGGATGATACCGCAGAAGGAGAGAGAAGAGAAGTGTAGAGAGTTCCTGACTTGTCTCGGCTTTGATGAGAACAGTGAGCCGGAGTCG GCGGATGACATTCAGCGTCACATATCCTGCCTCGCCGCCTGGCGCCTGGTGGCGGCGCCACTGTCGTCTACGGGCGCCCTGGAGTTGGCCGCCACGCTCCGTGGACACTACATGCGATGTCTGCAGAAGGGACTCGTCACGTCAAACATCACGGAGTTCTGTGCTGCCGATCATTACGGCATTTTGGCTGCTCATCACTATTTTTATGCtg GAGTAGAGCAGCAGAGCTCGGCCCCGATAGTGGAGGCGCTGTGTCTACTGGAGCTGGTGCTGCATCACTCGCCCGCCAACTTCCACGCCAAGCTGCTACTCGTCAAGCTGTACCATCTGTTAG GTAACGCAGTAGCGGCGGACAGTATCTACCAGCGCCTGGAGGTGAAGCACATCCAGTTGGTGTCGCTGGGCTGGCTGCACTGCGCGCGCCTGGCGCCCGCCTGCCTCGCCAGCCGGGCGCTGCAGCTGCTGGCCGACACCAGGGCCTTCCTCAAACATCATGGGAAGGAT AGCGTGGAGCACCTGACGTACGCGTACAAGTACGGCACGTTCGAGAAGCTGGTGGAGCTGGCGGGGTGGGCGGCGCGGCTGGAGGGCTGCGGCTggggcgccgccgccgcgcgcgaCCAGGCGCTGCTGGCGCAGCTCGCCGGCCCGCCCGCGCTGCTGCACCAACCCTCCCGCCTGCCCGCGCTGCCCAC CGACAACCGCGACCTCAACGTGATAGTAAACTACGAGCCGCCGCAGTTCCAAGACGACAACTTGAAGGCGCGTACCTTCGACCAGGAGGTGTCCTATCTCCGACTCAAGGACGCTCTAGTGTCGGCCATAGCGCTGTGTATCGAGTTAGCAGACAGTCGGCCGGTGGAGGAGAAAAAGGGCCACTATGAACAACTGAACACTTGCGTAGAAGCGTTCAGTACGGCGATGGAGAAATGCCGGCAGTTGTACGCTGAGAGAGAAAGGATTAGCATATCTGCGCCCTTCCCTTCTAGGATTATTG CATTTGTAAACTCGCCGGTACCGTACCGGGAGTTGTACGCAACGATGCTGCGACTAGTCGGCGAGTTGGCGATTAATCGCACGACTGCAGCGCACGACGCGTGCGACGCTGTCGCGCGACTGTTGCCCAAGGCACAGCTGCAGTTGCAGGACGAGATCGCGGTCAAAGGAGACCCCGTGTGGAGTATGAGAGACCGGCTCGAGAGCCTATCTAATTATTTAGAG TTCATAGGTATCATCACATTCTTGCTGGGCGTGTGCAACGAGCTGTTCTCGCCAGCCAGCGCCAAGAAGTCCAAGAAGAAGACGAACCACTCGCCGGACGAGATCAAAACATCGGAACTGTTGAACAAACTGAACAACACGGTGCAAACTTCCATAGCCTTCCTCGAAAATATACTAGACGAGTGGCCCAAATACGAAGCTAACATCGACGAAATACTCGCCAAACTATCCCTAGACGATAAATACCAAAGCCCAgtagaaaataaactaaaaacagGCCGAGATGACATGCTCAACGACGTTAGGAACATTCTCAAAAGAAAATCGAAATACCTAAAGAGTCTGCTACAATGA
- the LOC118274944 gene encoding phagocyte signaling-impaired protein isoform X1, translating into MAVRPQHVHDGGIVERRLRPIYDWLDIGNNKKALQEAEKVLKKSPTLQAARALKALALFRLGKGLEAQVVLDALADEKPSDDTTLQAMTISYRESQQLHKVCMLYENAVKSEPANEELHSHLFMSYVRVGDYRSQQRAAMALYKFAPKNPYYFWAVMSIVLQAKTSEDNTKRGILLALAQRMVDNFISENKMEAEQEARLYIMILELQEKWEDILKFIESPLYSQLVPGSTAQASIPYLKKLGQWKRLNVVCKELLWDNQDRWDYYVPYFDSVFYLMKENEEDSDSSIDNTAEKCHEFICQLVESMSSGRTLRGPYLARLELWKRLAVDGDPTSLIGNGLALCVQYLRVFANKPCAVPDLRPYLGMIPQKEREEKCREFLTCLGFDENSEPESADDIQRHISCLAAWRLVAAPLSSTGALELAATLRGHYMRCLQKGLVTSNITEFCAADHYGILAAHHYFYAGVEQQSSAPIVEALCLLELVLHHSPANFHAKLLLVKLYHLLGNAVAADSIYQRLEVKHIQLVSLGWLHCARLAPACLASRALQLLADTRAFLKHHGKDSVEHLTYAYKYGTFEKLVELAGWAARLEGCGWGAAAARDQALLAQLAGPPALLHQPSRLPALPTDNRDLNVIVNYEPPQFQDDNLKARTFDQEVSYLRLKDALVSAIALCIELADSRPVEEKKGHYEQLNTCVEAFSTAMEKCRQLYAERERISISAPFPSRIIAFVNSPVPYRELYATMLRLVGELAINRTTAAHDACDAVARLLPKAQLQLQDEIAVKGDPVWSMRDRLESLSNYLEFIGIITFLLGVCNELFSPASAKKSKKKTNHSPDEIKTSELLNKLNNTVQTSIAFLENILDEWPKYEANIDEILAKLSLDDKYQSPVENKLKTGRDDMLNDVRNILKRKSKYLKSLLQ; encoded by the exons atggcGGTGCGGCCACAGCACGTACACGATGGTGGAATTGTGGAGCGTCGGTTGCGACCAATTTACG ACTGGTTGGACATTGGGAATAACAAAAAGGCACTGCAGGAAGCTGAGAAAGTGCTTAAAAAAAGTCCTACTTTGCAAGCGGCCAGAGCTTTGAAAGCCCTAGCACTTTTTAGGTTAGGAAAAGGACTGGAAGCGCAGGTTGTTCTTGATGCACTGGCTGATGAGAAACCGAGCGATGATACCACGCTGCAGGCGATGACGATATCCTATAGAGAATCTCAACAAC TACACAAGGTATGCATGTTATATGAAAATGCGGTGAAGTCTGAACCAGCCAATGAAGAGCTGCACTCCCATTTATTCATGTCCTACGTGCGGGTCGGGGACTACCGGTCACAACAGCGGGCTGCCATGGCACTGTACAAGTTTGCTCCCAAGAACCCTTACTACTTCTGGGCTGTGATGAGCATTGTTTTGCAG GCCAAAACATCAGAGGACAACACAAAAAGAGGCATCCTACTAGCCCTAGCTCAAAGAATGGTGGACAATTTTATAAGCGAAAACAAAATGGAAGCTGAACAAGAAGCCCGTCTTTACATCATGATACTAGAACTTCAGGAAAAATGGGAAGACATCTTGAAATTTATTGAGAGCCCGCTATACTCCCAACTGGTCCCAGGATCCACTGCTCAAGCCTCCATCCCATATCTAAAGAAGCTCGGTCAATGGAAACGGCTCAATGTAGTCTGCAAAGAACTCCTATGGGACAACCAAGACCGTTGGGACTACTACGTCCCATACTTTGACTCCGTATTCTACCTGATGAAGGAAAATGAGGAAGATTCGGACAGTTCTATTGATAATACTGCGGAGAAGTGCCATGAGTTCATTTGTCAGTTGGTTGAAAGTATGTCTTCGGGGAGGACACTTAGAGGACCGTACTTAGCTCGGTTGGAGCTGTGGAAGAGGTTGGCTGTTGATGGAGATCCTACGTCTCTAATTGGCAATGGGTTAGCGTTATGTGTGCAATATTTAAGAGTGTTTGCTAACAAGCCCTGTGCGGTGCCAGATTTGAGACCGTACCTTGGGATGATACCGCAGAAGGAGAGAGAAGAGAAGTGTAGAGAGTTCCTGACTTGTCTCGGCTTTGATGAGAACAGTGAGCCGGAGTCG GCGGATGACATTCAGCGTCACATATCCTGCCTCGCCGCCTGGCGCCTGGTGGCGGCGCCACTGTCGTCTACGGGCGCCCTGGAGTTGGCCGCCACGCTCCGTGGACACTACATGCGATGTCTGCAGAAGGGACTCGTCACGTCAAACATCACGGAGTTCTGTGCTGCCGATCATTACGGCATTTTGGCTGCTCATCACTATTTTTATGCtg GAGTAGAGCAGCAGAGCTCGGCCCCGATAGTGGAGGCGCTGTGTCTACTGGAGCTGGTGCTGCATCACTCGCCCGCCAACTTCCACGCCAAGCTGCTACTCGTCAAGCTGTACCATCTGTTAG GTAACGCAGTAGCGGCGGACAGTATCTACCAGCGCCTGGAGGTGAAGCACATCCAGTTGGTGTCGCTGGGCTGGCTGCACTGCGCGCGCCTGGCGCCCGCCTGCCTCGCCAGCCGGGCGCTGCAGCTGCTGGCCGACACCAGGGCCTTCCTCAAACATCATGGGAAGGAT AGCGTGGAGCACCTGACGTACGCGTACAAGTACGGCACGTTCGAGAAGCTGGTGGAGCTGGCGGGGTGGGCGGCGCGGCTGGAGGGCTGCGGCTggggcgccgccgccgcgcgcgaCCAGGCGCTGCTGGCGCAGCTCGCCGGCCCGCCCGCGCTGCTGCACCAACCCTCCCGCCTGCCCGCGCTGCCCAC CGACAACCGCGACCTCAACGTGATAGTAAACTACGAGCCGCCGCAGTTCCAAGACGACAACTTGAAGGCGCGTACCTTCGACCAGGAGGTGTCCTATCTCCGACTCAAGGACGCTCTAGTGTCGGCCATAGCGCTGTGTATCGAGTTAGCAGACAGTCGGCCGGTGGAGGAGAAAAAGGGCCACTATGAACAACTGAACACTTGCGTAGAAGCGTTCAGTACGGCGATGGAGAAATGCCGGCAGTTGTACGCTGAGAGAGAAAGGATTAGCATATCTGCGCCCTTCCCTTCTAGGATTATTG CATTTGTAAACTCGCCGGTACCGTACCGGGAGTTGTACGCAACGATGCTGCGACTAGTCGGCGAGTTGGCGATTAATCGCACGACTGCAGCGCACGACGCGTGCGACGCTGTCGCGCGACTGTTGCCCAAGGCACAGCTGCAGTTGCAGGACGAGATCGCGGTCAAAGGAGACCCCGTGTGGAGTATGAGAGACCGGCTCGAGAGCCTATCTAATTATTTAGAG TTCATAGGTATCATCACATTCTTGCTGGGCGTGTGCAACGAGCTGTTCTCGCCAGCCAGCGCCAAGAAGTCCAAGAAGAAGACGAACCACTCGCCGGACGAGATCAAAACATCGGAACTGTTGAACAAACTGAACAACACGGTGCAAACTTCCATAGCCTTCCTCGAAAATATACTAGACGAGTGGCCCAAATACGAAGCTAACATCGACGAAATACTCGCCAAACTATCCCTAGACGATAAATACCAAAGCCCAgtagaaaataaactaaaaacagGCCGAGATGACATGCTCAACGACGTTAGGAACATTCTCAAAAGAAAATCGAAATACCTAAAGAGTCTGCTACAATGA
- the LOC118274473 gene encoding uncharacterized protein LOC118274473 has product MNIIWCFAVVAVTWRTASGHGRLIQPPSRASAWRYGFDTPHNYNDHELYCGGFSRQWNKNEGKCGVCGDAWDAPQPRAHELGGRFGKGVIVRKYAPHDSIEIKVELTANHNGFFEFRVCDEPKGTTQDCLDKHVLKLDGKDETKFYPKDGNKVYEMKYKLPEGLECSHCVLQWRYIAGNNWGSCGNGTEAVGCGPQEEFRACADIAIGERFATTTRRPRPSYVPPSRRPTVPTPEESTGSSWYGFVVAIVTLLVAIGVLAAIYLYYYRGGFKIKNFLKSKVPAPAPVPPPRHKRSSLSREQPPELTPSKIGIDSGFETVDLRAK; this is encoded by the coding sequence ATTATCTGGTGCTTCGCGGTGGTGGCAGTGACATGGCGGACAGCGAGTGGTCACGGCCGACTCATACAGCCTCCATCGCGTGCCTCCGCCTGGCGCTACGGCTTCGACACACCGCACAACTACAACGACCACGAGCTCTACTGCGGAGGCTTCTCCAGACAGTGGAACAAGAACGAAGGGAAGTGTGGAGTCTGCGGAGACGCGTGGGACGCACCACAGCCCAGGGCGCACGAACTCGGAGGCAGGTTCGGCAAAGGTGTCATCGTCCGCAAATACGCGCCCCATGACTCCATCGAGATCAAAGTAGAACTCACCGCCAACCACAACGGCTTCTTCGAGTTCCGAGTCTGCGACGAGCCAAAAGGGACCACTCAAGACTGTTTAGACAAACATGTACTGAAACTAGACGGTAAAGACGAAACCAAATTCTACCCGAAAGATGGAAACAAAGTATACGAGATGAAATACAAGCTACCTGAAGGATTGGAATGTTCCCATTGCGTGCTGCAATGGAGATATATCGCTGGCAACAATTGGGGTTCTTGTGGCAACGGGACTGAGGCCGTGGGGTGTGGCCCACAGGAAGAATTCAGGGCGTGTGCTGACATAGCCATAGGAGAACGGTTCGCCACCACCACCAGACGTCCCAGACCGAGCTACGTGCCTCCAAGCAGAAGACCAACAGTGCCAACCCCAGAAGAGTCTACTGGAAGCTCTTGGTACGGCTTCGTGGTCGCCATCGTCACGTTGCTCGTTGCTATCGGCGTTCTAGCAGCAATATACTTGTATTACTATAGAGGTGGCTTTAAGATTAAGAACTTCCTTAAGTCGAAAGTCCCAGCGCCGGCGCCTGTTCCTCCACCGAGGCACAAGAGGTCATCTCTATCGAGAGAACAGCCTCCGGAGCTAACGCCATCAAAGATAGGGATCGACTCGGGATTCGAGACGGTGGACCTTAGAGCTAAGTAG